The nucleotide sequence TACGACCTGATGCTGCTGCGCTGGGGCTGCGCCACCCTGCTGGACTCGGCCCGGCAGCTCGGCGTCAAGGATCCCGCCGCGCCGCGCTGGCGGGAGGTGCTGGCCAAGCTCACGCCGTACCCCGTCGACGAGAACGGCTTCATGATCGGCGCGGGTGTTCCGTTCGCCAAGTCCCACCGCCACTACTCCCATATGCTCGCCGTCTATCCGCTCTACGAGGTCACCTGGGAGGACCCCGCCAAGCGCGAGCTGATCGAGACCTCCCTCAACCACTGGGTCGGCTTCGAGGGCGCGCTCCAGGGCTACACCTTCACCGGCGCCGCCTCAATGTCCGCGCAGATGGGGCGTGGTGAGGACGCGCTCAAGTACCTGGGCGAGCTGATGAGCCGCTTCATCCAGGCGAACACCATGTACAAGGAGTCGGGCCCGGTCATCGAGACTCCGCTGTCCGCCGCGCAGTCGCTGCACGACATGGTGTGCCAGAGCTGGGGCGGGGTGATCCGGATCTTCCCCGCGCTGCCCGCCGCCTGGCGTGAGCTGGTGGTCCACGACTTCCGCACCCAGGGCGCGTTCCTGCTGAGCGCCGCCCGCGAGGACGGCCGTACCCGCTGGGTGCGGCTGCGCAGCGAGGCGGGCGCGCCCTGTGTCGTACGGCACTCCCTCGACGGGCCGATCGAGGTGCGGGACGCGCGGGGGCGGCGGCTGCCGTACGAGACGGTGGGAGCGGGAACGATCCGGATCGCGCTCAGGAGGGGCCAGGAGGCGATCATCACCGCCCGCGGCGACCGCCCGGACCTGACGGTCCGCCCGGTCGAGGCAGCCGAGCCGGCGCCGCGCTGGGGGCTCCCCGCGTCCTGATCCCCCGGCAGTATCTCCCGGCAGCGATCTCCCAGCCGGGCCCGGCCGCCCGGGTGCGGCGGACCGGCCCGGATCGGCCCGGTCGGCCCAGTTCGGTCCGATGACGCGGTCCGGTTCGACGGCACGGTCCCGTCGACGGAACGGTCCGGCTCGGCCCGGTCGCCGACCAATGACGACTGCCGACCGCGGTTCCGGGATACCCATCACGCATGAGACGCATCAGTGACTTCGACCGCCGGCTGTTCGCACGGGTCGCGGACAGCCGGCTCCGCGGCACCCATCCGCTGCTGCCCCGGCTCAGCCGGGCCGCCGACCACGGCAGGCTGTGGTTCGGCACGGCCGGGGTGCTCGCCACGGTCGGCGGCCGCACCGCGCGACGGGCCGCACTGCGCGGGATCGGCTCGCTCGCCGCCGCCTCACTCGTGTCGAACGTCGTGGTCAAGTGGACAGTGGCACGCAAGCGTCCGGTCCCGGACGTGGTGCCCCTGGTCCGCCAACTGCGCCGACAGCCATGGACCAGCTCCTTCCCCTCCGGGCATTCGGCCTCCGCCGCCGCCTTCGCCACCGGGGTGGCCCTGGAGTCCTCGCGGTACGGCCTGATGGTCGCCCCGCTCGCCGCCGCCGTCGCCGCCTCCCGGGTGTATGTGGGCGTCCACTACCCCAGCGATGTGCTGGCCGGAATCGCCCTCGGCGTCGGCGCCGCCGCGCTGACCTGCCGCTACTGGCCGCCGCGCCCCGAGGCCCCGGCGCAGGCCCGGCCGCGGATCTCGGCGCCCGCCCTGCCCAAGGGCGAGGGGCTGGTGGTCCTGGTCAACCAGCGGGCCGGGATGGCCACCCCCACCGGCGGTTTCACCGTCGCCGAGCAACTGCAGGTGCTGCTGCCCGCCGCGGAGATCCTGGAGTGCGGGCCCGACGACGACTTCATCGACCTGCTCCGGCAGGCCGCCCGGCGCGCCGCCGACCGGGCCGGGGCGCTGGGCATCTGCGGCGGGGACGGCAGCGTCAACGCCGCCGCCACGATCGCGGCCGAACGCGGGCTGCCGCTCGCCGTGTTCCCCGGCGGCACCCTCGACCACTTCGCGCTGGACCTCGGCGTACCGGCCTTCGAGGACACCGCCCACGCCGTGACCGAGGGCGACGCCGTGGCCGTGGACCTCGGCCGCGCCACCCCCCTCGCGGGAGGCGGCGCGACCAGCCAGTTCGTCAACACCTTCAGCATCGGCTTCTACCCGGAGCTGGTGCGGATCCGGGAGAGCATGGAGGGCCGGCTCGGCAAGTGGCCCGCGGCCGCCGTCGCGCTCACCCGGGTGCTGCGCACCGCGAGCCCCATGGAGGTCGAGGTCAACGGGCGACCGCGGCGGCTGTGGATGCTGTTCGCCGGCAACGGCATCTACTCCCCCGAGGGATTCGCGCCCACCTACCGTCAGCAGCTCGACGACGGGCTGCTCGATGTGCGGGCGATCGACGGCGAGGAGCGGCTGGCCCGCACCCGGCTGCTGATCTCGGCGCTCACCGGCACACTCGGGCGGTCCCATGTCTACACGACACGGCGCATGCGCCAACTGCGGCTGTCGGGCCTCCACTCGGTGGACAGCCGGGCCTACGATGGAGAGGTGGCCGCCGACCCCGCGGAGGAGCTGCTGATCGACAAGTGGCCCGGGGCGCTCACCGTGTACCGCCCCGCCGAGCCGCAGAACGAGCTGCTCCAAAGGGCCCGTACGGCCGCCGCGAAGGCCCCCCATCGGTGGAGGTCTCTACTACGCAAGTAGTACTCGGAAATCTGTGCTCAAGGACGACGACGGGGGCGCCTCCCACCGTCAAGGATGAGGGCATGGACGACGACCGATCGGCCCAGGGGGCCGCGACGTGACCTCCCTTGCGCTGTCTGTGCTGCTGGCCCTGGTCTCGGCGGTCTGCTACGCCGCCGGAGCCATACTCCAGGAGCATGTCGCGGCCACGACGCCGCGCCTCGCCGCCGCTCCGCTGCGGCGCGGGAGTTGGTGGGCCGCGGTGACCCTCAACGGTACGGGCGCGGTCCTCCATGTGATCGCCCTGGCCTACGGCCCGCTGAGCGTGGTGCAACCCCTAGGGGCTCTGACGATCGTCTTCGCCCTGCCGATGGCGGCCATATTCGTCCGCCGCCGGGTCGGCGGATCCGGCTGGCGGGGCGCGCTGCTGGCGACCGCGGGGCTCGCCGGGCTGCTCTCCCTGACCGGCACCTCGCGGGCCCAGTCGCTGGCCGAGCAGGAGGGCGTCTGGCTGATCGTGATCACGGTCTCCACCATCGCCGTGCTGGCCGGGGCGGCTCGCCTGATGCGGTCGCCCGTCATCCGCGGTGTGCTGCTGGCGGCGGCCGCGGGGACGGCCTTCGGTGTCTCGTCGGTGGTCACCAAGAACGTCGCCGTGGAGTGGACCTGGGACGCGTGGCAGGACGCCCTGCCCGGCCTGGTCACGATCGGGCTGCTGGCCTCGGGCGGGGTGCTGCTCTCCCAGGCGTCGTACCGGGGCGCCGGGCTGGCGTCGCCGCTGGCGACGGCGACCGTGGTCAACCCCGTGGTCGCCACCGCCGTCGGCATCGCCGCGCTCGGCGAGAACTTCCGGCACGGCACGCCGGGCACCCTGCTCGCCCTGGTCGCCGCCCTCGTCGCGAGCACCGGCCTGGTGATGCTGACGGTGCACAACGCCGAGGCGGAGGCCGAGACCGAGACCGAGACCGAAGCAGCCGCCGGGGAGGCCCCGGCCGCCGAAGCCCCGGCCGCCCCCGGACACGACGGGCACGACGCCACCGGCGGGGGCGGCGGACCGGAGGTTCCGGAGGGGCCCGGCGGATCCGGCCCGCATGAGGTGCCCCCGCATGAGGTGCCGGACGCCCCCGGCGGGCCTGCCGAGCCCGGTACCCCGCTCCTGCTCCCCCAGCCGATCCCCCGCCAGCCCACCGGCGAGGACGACCCCGGCCCGCGCCTGCCCGAATGCGGCGAGGCCGTACTGCAGCACCACGCCTAGGCAGCGCCACTCCTGGGCAGCGCCACGCCTGGGCGGCGACCTCGCCTACGCGGCGCCGGGCCGTCCCGCGCCGAGCAGCTCCACCAGCCCCGAGAGGCCCTCATGGCCATGGCCGTCGGCGACCCGGCGGGCCATGAGATCGCCGATCGGGGCGATCAGTTCGGGGCTGATGCCCTGGTCCCGTGCGGAGCCGGTGAAGTTGACGAACGCGGCCGACTGCATGGCGAGGTTGGAGACCACCCCGGTGGCGTGGTCACCGGAGTCGATCTGCCGCGCGTAGCCGTCCACGGCCCCGGACATGGCGGTCAGCCAGCGCCCCAGCAGGGGGGCGGCGTCGGCCGCCGCCACACCGTCCGACCGCACGAGGGCGTAGGCGTGCAGCACGCCCGAGAACATTCCGTACATCGCGCTGAGCAGGGCGAGGTCGTACAGCGGGGCGCGGCCGGGGTCCTCGCCGAGATGGTGGCTCTCGCCGAAGAGGTCCAGCACGGCGCGGTGGGCCGCGAAGGCGGCCGGTGAGCCGCTGTAGAGGAGGAAGGCGGCGGGCGTCCCGATCATCGGGGGGACGGCCATGATGCCGCCGTCGAGGTACTGAGCACCGTGTCCGGCCGCCCATGCGGCCAGGTCACGGGCCTGCCGCGGAGTGCCGTTGGTGAGGTTGACGACGGCCTTGCCGGACAGGGCCTCCCCGAGCGGGTCCAGCACCTGCCGTACGGAGTCGTAGTCCAGCAGGCAGACCACCACCAGGGGACTCGCCGCGACAGCCTCACCGGCCGTGGCGGCGGTCAGCGCGCCCTCGGCGGTGAGTGCCTCGGCCTTGGCGGCCGTACGGTTCCACACCGTCGTCCGGTGCCCGGCCGTCACCAGGGCGCGGGCCAGCGCGGTGCCCATGTCGCCGAGGCCCAGCACCGTCACGGGGGTTTCGCTCATCTCGGTTGCTCCAGTTGTTTCGATACCGCTTGGTTCCTAGGGGTCCGGCGCGCCGCTCACAGCCTCGTTCCCCGGCGGTAATGTGGGCAAGTACCCACTAAAGAGTGCGTACTTACCTTGAGGTCAGTGGGGGCGGGGCCATGCGAAATCAGCCTTATGTCTGCGGTCTGGACGCGGCCGTGGATGTGATCGACGGCAAGTGGAAAGTGCTGATCATCTGGGCGCTCAATCACCAGCGGTGCCGTTTCGGGGAATTGCGGCGGCTGGTTCCGGGCGTGACCGAAAAAGTACTGACGCAGCAGCTCAGGGAGTTGGAGGCGGACGGAATCGTCCACCGGGAGATATACGACGTGGTGCCGCCGAAGGTGGAGTATTCGCTGACCGAGTTGGGCGACGAGCTGAATACGGCACTGGGCCCGCTGGGCGCGTGGGGCAAGCGCCGGATGGCGGTGCTGGAGGAGGAAACGGGGCAGGGCTGACTTCCAGGGCTGCCGCACCGCCCGGAGCCGCGGCCCCGCCGGGGAATCGGCGTCAACCGGCGCTGTCACGCGTATTTTCCAACCGGGCCTCCGCGGGGTAGGGGTGTGGAGATCACCCCGCTCACTTGGAGGCCCCGTGACCGACAGCGCTCCCCGGAGCCAAACGCGCACACCCTGGCGAGCCGTGTTCGGCGGCTCGATCGGAAATCTCGTCGAGTGGTACGACTGGTTCGTCTACGCCAGTTTCGCCACCTACTTCGCCGGAGCCTTCTTCCCCAAGGGCAACGACACCGCACAGCTCCTCAACACCGCCGGGATCTTCGCGGTCGGCTTCTTCATGCGTCCCGTCGGCGGCTGGCTGCTGGGCCGGTTCGCCGACCGGCGCGGCCGTAAGGCGGCGCTCACCCTGACGGTGACGCTGATGTCGGCCAGCGCGCTGCTCATCGCCATCGCCCCGACCTATGACCAGGTCGGCTACTTCGGCGCGGCCGTGCTGCTGGTGGCGCGGCTGCTGCAGGGCCTGTCGGTGGGCGGGGAGTACGCGGCCAGCGCCACCTATCTCACCGAGGCGTCCCATCCCGGCGGTCGCGGCTTCGTCTCCAGCTTCCAGTACGTGTCGATGACGATGGGCCAGCTGATCGGTCTCGGCCTCCAGATCGTGCTGCAGCACACCATGTCCGATGACGCGCTGCACTCCTACGGCTGGCGCATTCCGTTCATCGTCGGCGCCGTGGGCGCGGCGGTGGTCTTCTGGCTGCGGCGCAATCTGCTGGAGACCGAGGTCTACACCGAGGAGGACGCCCACCAGGGCGAACGAGGGACGATGGCCGAGCTGCTGCGCCACCGCAAGGAGGCGGCGCTCGTCATCG is from Streptomyces hygroscopicus and encodes:
- a CDS encoding membrane protein, producing MTSLALSVLLALVSAVCYAAGAILQEHVAATTPRLAAAPLRRGSWWAAVTLNGTGAVLHVIALAYGPLSVVQPLGALTIVFALPMAAIFVRRRVGGSGWRGALLATAGLAGLLSLTGTSRAQSLAEQEGVWLIVITVSTIAVLAGAARLMRSPVIRGVLLAAAAGTAFGVSSVVTKNVAVEWTWDAWQDALPGLVTIGLLASGGVLLSQASYRGAGLASPLATATVVNPVVATAVGIAALGENFRHGTPGTLLALVAALVASTGLVMLTVHNAEAEAETETETEAAAGEAPAAEAPAAPGHDGHDATGGGGGPEVPEGPGGSGPHEVPPHEVPDAPGGPAEPGTPLLLPQPIPRQPTGEDDPGPRLPECGEAVLQHHA
- a CDS encoding major facilitator transporter: MTDSAPRSQTRTPWRAVFGGSIGNLVEWYDWFVYASFATYFAGAFFPKGNDTAQLLNTAGIFAVGFFMRPVGGWLLGRFADRRGRKAALTLTVTLMSASALLIAIAPTYDQVGYFGAAVLLVARLLQGLSVGGEYAASATYLTEASHPGGRGFVSSFQYVSMTMGQLIGLGLQIVLQHTMSDDALHSYGWRIPFIVGAVGAAVVFWLRRNLLETEVYTEEDAHQGERGTMAELLRHRKEAALVIALTMGGTVAYYTYTTYLTKYLSNTAGLSKSDASLVSFCALFLFMLLQPLAGSLSDRIGRRPLLITFGFGSMLGTVPIMTALSHTDTFTGALLLSLAALVIVTGYTSINAVVKAELFPTHVRALGVALPYALANALFGGTAEYVALWFKKGGAESGYYWYVSACAAVSLIVYLTMRETRDAALSRDRADGPAAPGKQRTTAV
- a CDS encoding HxlR family transcriptional regulator; protein product: MRNQPYVCGLDAAVDVIDGKWKVLIIWALNHQRCRFGELRRLVPGVTEKVLTQQLRELEADGIVHREIYDVVPPKVEYSLTELGDELNTALGPLGAWGKRRMAVLEEETGQG
- a CDS encoding phosphoesterase — protein: MRRISDFDRRLFARVADSRLRGTHPLLPRLSRAADHGRLWFGTAGVLATVGGRTARRAALRGIGSLAAASLVSNVVVKWTVARKRPVPDVVPLVRQLRRQPWTSSFPSGHSASAAAFATGVALESSRYGLMVAPLAAAVAASRVYVGVHYPSDVLAGIALGVGAAALTCRYWPPRPEAPAQARPRISAPALPKGEGLVVLVNQRAGMATPTGGFTVAEQLQVLLPAAEILECGPDDDFIDLLRQAARRAADRAGALGICGGDGSVNAAATIAAERGLPLAVFPGGTLDHFALDLGVPAFEDTAHAVTEGDAVAVDLGRATPLAGGGATSQFVNTFSIGFYPELVRIRESMEGRLGKWPAAAVALTRVLRTASPMEVEVNGRPRRLWMLFAGNGIYSPEGFAPTYRQQLDDGLLDVRAIDGEERLARTRLLISALTGTLGRSHVYTTRRMRQLRLSGLHSVDSRAYDGEVAADPAEELLIDKWPGALTVYRPAEPQNELLQRARTAAAKAPHRWRSLLRK
- a CDS encoding 6-phosphogluconate dehydrogenase, yielding MSETPVTVLGLGDMGTALARALVTAGHRTTVWNRTAAKAEALTAEGALTAATAGEAVAASPLVVVCLLDYDSVRQVLDPLGEALSGKAVVNLTNGTPRQARDLAAWAAGHGAQYLDGGIMAVPPMIGTPAAFLLYSGSPAAFAAHRAVLDLFGESHHLGEDPGRAPLYDLALLSAMYGMFSGVLHAYALVRSDGVAAADAAPLLGRWLTAMSGAVDGYARQIDSGDHATGVVSNLAMQSAAFVNFTGSARDQGISPELIAPIGDLMARRVADGHGHEGLSGLVELLGAGRPGAA